In the Leptospiraceae bacterium genome, one interval contains:
- a CDS encoding lipoprotein LipL21 yields MKKSLLILMVGIIGYIGCGSTDTGQRDATTTGDGGWIFEGWGGPPEVRADKKTPKDTAPKDWYYMKYPARASAKAVAKKSQAMMQSTCREAARLQGANDVVKKMIGESIEGASGVSDGESTGSVIVSQSAGVVKGVGAYDCKATGPGSDPKDVSKDNWEECQCVIYAKFEGGKDALVAKAKAIENK; encoded by the coding sequence ATGAAAAAGAGTCTTTTGATTTTAATGGTCGGTATTATCGGCTACATCGGATGTGGCAGCACAGACACTGGTCAAAGAGATGCTACTACTACAGGCGATGGTGGTTGGATTTTTGAAGGTTGGGGAGGCCCACCTGAAGTAAGAGCCGACAAAAAAACACCAAAGGACACAGCTCCAAAAGATTGGTACTACATGAAATATCCGGCTAGGGCATCTGCAAAAGCGGTTGCTAAGAAAAGCCAGGCTATGATGCAGTCAACCTGTCGTGAAGCTGCAAGACTACAAGGTGCAAACGATGTAGTTAAGAAGATGATCGGAGAGTCAATCGAAGGTGCATCTGGAGTATCTGATGGAGAATCTACAGGTTCTGTAATCGTGTCTCAAAGCGCTGGTGTTGTAAAAGGCGTTGGAGCTTATGATTGTAAAGCAACCGGTCCAGGTTCTGATCCAAAAGATGTTTCTAAAGACAACTGGGAAGAATGCCAGTGTGTTATCTATGCTAAATTTGAAGGCGGAAAAGATGCTCTAGTTGCAAAAGCTAAAGCTATCGAAAACAAGTAA